One window of Pseudomonas sp. FP198 genomic DNA carries:
- a CDS encoding transporter substrate-binding domain-containing protein, with amino-acid sequence MRFLPGLICLLPLLSPLAHAELIDDINDRGELRIALEANTAPFNFKEDGKLTGFEVELGEMLANELDVRADFVVTDAEDLLAGVETGKYDVAINHIALTPELADRFDTSTPYSQPDAQLLASKDESQRPLVMAQSFQAQDKKGPPPSLVIPFQKDNPAFKASLDNALARIKEDGRLEQLSQKWLKQPE; translated from the coding sequence ATGCGTTTCCTGCCTGGCCTGATCTGCCTGCTACCTCTTTTGAGCCCTTTGGCCCATGCCGAATTGATCGACGATATCAACGACCGGGGCGAGTTGCGCATCGCTCTTGAGGCCAACACGGCGCCCTTCAACTTCAAGGAAGACGGCAAACTCACCGGCTTCGAAGTGGAGCTGGGCGAAATGCTCGCGAACGAACTCGATGTACGGGCCGATTTCGTTGTCACCGATGCCGAGGATTTGTTGGCCGGTGTAGAAACCGGCAAATACGACGTCGCCATCAATCACATAGCACTGACCCCGGAACTGGCGGATCGTTTCGATACCAGTACCCCCTACAGCCAACCGGATGCGCAGTTGCTGGCGAGCAAGGACGAGTCGCAACGTCCGCTGGTCATGGCGCAGTCGTTCCAGGCGCAGGATAAGAAAGGCCCGCCGCCCAGCCTGGTGATTCCGTTCCAGAAGGACAACCCGGCGTTCAAGGCCAGCCTGGACAATGCCCTGGCGCGGATCAAGGAGGATGGGCGGCTTGAGCAGTTGTCGCAGAAGTGGTTGAAACAGCCGGAGTGA
- a CDS encoding DUF4399 domain-containing protein, giving the protein MKSFMSRAALAGLLLGTSMLATAATPAPKGAEVFIVSPEDGATVSQEFKVKFGVKNIALAPAGDVTKNTGHHHLLIDVDDVPKEGAPIPTDAHHMHFGKAQTEATIKLAPGKHTLQLILGDSGHMPFDPSIVSEKITVNVK; this is encoded by the coding sequence ATGAAAAGCTTTATGTCTCGTGCCGCGTTGGCTGGCCTGTTGTTGGGCACCTCGATGCTGGCAACAGCGGCGACCCCGGCCCCCAAGGGCGCAGAAGTGTTCATCGTTTCCCCGGAAGATGGCGCCACCGTCAGCCAGGAATTCAAGGTCAAGTTCGGCGTCAAGAATATCGCCCTGGCTCCGGCGGGCGATGTGACCAAGAACACTGGCCATCACCATTTGCTGATCGATGTCGACGACGTGCCGAAGGAAGGCGCGCCGATTCCGACCGACGCCCACCACATGCACTTCGGCAAGGCACAAACCGAGGCCACCATCAAGCTGGCCCCGGGCAAGCACACCTTGCAATTGATCCTGGGCGACAGCGGCCATATGCCATTCGACCCGTCGATTGTCTCCGAGAAAATCACGGTGAATGTGAAGTAA
- the serA gene encoding phosphoglycerate dehydrogenase, whose amino-acid sequence MSKTSLDKSKIKFLLLEGVHQSAVDVLKSAGYTSIEYITSSLPEAQLKEKIADAHFIGIRSRTQLTEEIFDHAKKLVAVGCFCIGTNQVDLNAARERGIAVFNAPYSNTRSVAELVLAEAILLLRGIPEKNASCHRGGWIKSAANSFEIRGKKLGIVGYGSIGTQLSVLAEGLGMQVFFYDTVTKLPLGNATQVNDLHELLGMSDIVTLHVPETPATQWMIGEKEIRAIKKGGILINAARGTVVKLDALAEAIKDKHLIGAAIDVFPVEPRSNDDIFESPLRGLDNVILTPHIGGSTAEAQANIGLEVAEKLVKYSDNGTSVSSVNFPEVALPAHPGKHRLLHIHENIPGVMSEINKVFAENGINISGQFLQTNEKVGYVVIDVDAEYSDLAQEKLQHINGTIRCRVLF is encoded by the coding sequence ATGAGCAAGACTTCTCTCGATAAGAGCAAGATCAAGTTCCTTCTTCTCGAAGGCGTCCACCAATCGGCTGTCGACGTCCTCAAGTCGGCGGGCTACACCAGCATCGAGTACATCACCAGTTCTCTGCCGGAAGCCCAGCTCAAGGAAAAGATCGCCGATGCTCACTTCATCGGTATCCGCTCCCGTACTCAACTGACCGAAGAGATCTTCGACCACGCCAAGAAACTGGTCGCGGTCGGCTGCTTCTGCATCGGCACCAACCAGGTTGACCTCAACGCGGCCCGTGAGCGCGGTATCGCGGTGTTCAACGCGCCGTACTCCAACACCCGTTCCGTTGCCGAGCTGGTGCTGGCCGAGGCGATCCTGCTGCTGCGCGGCATCCCCGAGAAAAACGCTTCCTGCCACCGTGGCGGCTGGATCAAGAGCGCGGCCAACTCCTTCGAAATCCGCGGCAAGAAGCTGGGTATCGTCGGCTACGGCTCGATCGGCACCCAGTTGTCGGTACTCGCCGAAGGCCTTGGCATGCAGGTGTTCTTCTATGACACCGTGACCAAGCTGCCGCTGGGCAACGCCACCCAGGTCAACGACCTGCACGAATTGTTGGGCATGTCCGACATCGTCACCCTGCACGTACCGGAAACCCCGGCCACCCAGTGGATGATCGGCGAGAAGGAAATCCGTGCCATCAAGAAAGGCGGGATCCTGATTAACGCCGCGCGTGGCACCGTGGTCAAGCTCGACGCCCTGGCCGAAGCGATCAAGGACAAGCACCTGATCGGCGCCGCCATCGACGTGTTCCCGGTAGAGCCGCGCTCCAACGACGACATCTTCGAGAGCCCGCTGCGTGGCCTGGACAACGTGATCCTGACCCCGCACATCGGCGGTTCCACCGCTGAAGCCCAGGCCAACATCGGTCTGGAAGTGGCGGAAAAACTGGTCAAGTACAGCGACAACGGTACCTCGGTATCGTCGGTGAACTTCCCGGAAGTGGCTCTGCCCGCTCACCCTGGCAAGCATCGCCTGCTGCACATCCACGAGAACATCCCGGGTGTGATGAGCGAGATCAACAAGGTCTTCGCGGAAAACGGCATCAACATTTCCGGCCAGTTCCTGCAGACCAACGAGAAGGTCGGCTACGTCGTGATCGACGTCGATGCCGAATACTCGGACCTGGCGCAGGAGAAGCTGCAGCACATCAACGGCACCATTCGTTGCCGCGTGTTGTTCTAA
- a CDS encoding FAD-binding oxidoreductase gives MTNPAVIDELKTLVEPGKVLTDADSLNAYGKDWTKHFAPAPTAIVFPKTIEQVQAIVRWANAHKVALVPSGGRTGLSAAAVAANGEVVVSFDYMNQILDVNLTDRTAVCQPGVVTEQLQNKAEEHGLYYPVDFASAGSSQIGGNIGTNAGGIKVIRYGMTRNWVAGMKVVTGKGDVLELNKDLIKNATGYDLRQLFIGAEGTLGFVVEATMRLDRAPKNLTAMVLGTPDFDSIMPVLHAFQGKLDLTAFEFFSDKALAKVLGRGDVPAPFETDCPFYALLEFEATTEEVANHALETFEHCVEQGWVLDGVMSQSETQLQNLWKLREYISETISHWTPYKNDISVTVSKVPAFLREIDAIVGEHYPDFEIVWFGHIGDGNLHLNILKPENLSKDEFFAKCATVNKWVFETVEKYNGSISAEHGVGMTKRDYLTYSRSPVEIEYMKAVKAVFDPNGIMNPGKIFAV, from the coding sequence ATGACCAATCCTGCCGTGATAGATGAGCTGAAGACCCTGGTTGAGCCTGGCAAGGTCCTGACCGATGCCGACTCCCTGAATGCTTACGGCAAGGATTGGACCAAGCATTTCGCTCCGGCGCCGACGGCCATCGTCTTTCCCAAGACCATCGAACAGGTCCAGGCCATCGTGCGCTGGGCCAATGCGCACAAGGTCGCGCTGGTCCCTTCGGGCGGACGTACCGGGCTGTCCGCCGCGGCCGTGGCGGCCAATGGCGAAGTCGTGGTGTCCTTCGACTACATGAACCAGATTCTCGACGTGAACCTGACCGACCGCACCGCCGTGTGCCAGCCGGGCGTGGTCACCGAACAACTGCAGAACAAGGCCGAGGAACATGGCCTGTACTACCCGGTGGATTTTGCTTCAGCCGGTTCCAGCCAGATTGGCGGCAATATCGGCACCAATGCCGGCGGGATCAAAGTCATTCGCTACGGCATGACGCGTAATTGGGTGGCGGGCATGAAAGTCGTTACCGGCAAGGGCGACGTGCTGGAGCTGAACAAGGACCTGATCAAGAATGCCACCGGCTACGATTTGCGCCAGCTGTTCATCGGCGCCGAGGGCACGCTTGGCTTCGTGGTCGAAGCCACCATGCGCCTGGACCGGGCACCGAAAAACCTCACCGCGATGGTGCTCGGCACGCCGGATTTCGATTCGATCATGCCGGTGCTGCATGCCTTCCAGGGCAAACTGGACCTGACCGCATTCGAATTTTTCTCCGACAAGGCTCTGGCCAAGGTCCTCGGTCGTGGCGACGTGCCGGCGCCGTTCGAGACCGACTGCCCGTTCTACGCCCTTCTGGAGTTCGAGGCCACCACCGAAGAAGTCGCCAACCACGCGCTGGAAACCTTCGAGCACTGCGTCGAACAAGGCTGGGTGCTCGACGGCGTGATGAGCCAGAGCGAAACCCAGTTGCAGAACCTGTGGAAATTGCGCGAGTACATCTCCGAAACCATCTCCCACTGGACGCCGTACAAGAACGACATCTCGGTAACCGTCTCGAAGGTTCCGGCATTCCTGCGGGAAATCGATGCAATCGTCGGCGAACACTACCCGGACTTCGAAATCGTCTGGTTCGGCCACATCGGCGACGGCAACCTGCACCTGAACATCCTCAAGCCGGAAAACCTGAGCAAGGATGAGTTTTTCGCCAAGTGCGCGACGGTGAACAAATGGGTGTTCGAAACCGTCGAGAAGTACAACGGCTCGATTTCCGCCGAGCACGGCGTGGGCATGACCAAACGCGACTATCTGACCTACAGTCGCTCGCCGGTGGAGATCGAGTACATGAAAGCGGTAAAGGCAGTCTTCGACCCCAACGGCATCATGAACCCGGGCAAGATCTTCGCGGTTTGA